The following is a genomic window from Pyxidicoccus trucidator.
CAGAGCGCGTAGAGGTAGACCACCAGGTCCCGCTTCTCGGCGTCGGTGAGCTGGGTGCCCAGCACCAGGTTGAAGTACTCCACCGTGTCATCGAGCGTGAGCAGCCGGTCGTCGTGGAGGTAGGGCGGGCTCTCCTTGATGCCACGCAGCGGGAAGGTCTTGATGGGCCCGTCCATCGCCGCCATCCGGCCGCTGACGAGCACCGGCTCGTAGAAGCGCTCCACCTTCAGGTCGTGCATCAGGTTGTCGCTGAAGAGCGGAGGCGGGTGGCACTCCGCGCAGCGGCCCCTGCCGAAGAAGACCTTCTCTCCGCTCAACTCCTGCTCGCTGGCCAGCGCCGGGACGAGCCGTCCGAAGACGTCCAGCTTCGGGGCCGGGGGGAAGTTGAGCAGCTCCTGGAACTCGGCCATGTCCTGCACCTGCCCGCCGCGCTCGAGGATGTTCTGTCCCTTCTTCGTCGCGATGACCGGGTCGCCGTCGAAGTAGGCGGCGCGCTGCTCGAACTCGGTGAAGTCCTCCACCGTCTTGAGCGCGCGCTGGGAGCCGAAGAGGCGCTGGTTGTGCACGCCGCGCAGGGTCGGCGTGTCGATGCGCTTGCGGAAGGGCTGCGGGCGGATGTCTCCCACCAGGTGGGTGGACGCGTTGGTGTGGCCGTTGGCGTGACAGTCGAAGCAGGAGACGCCCCCGCTGGGCTTCACGCTGCGTCGATCATGGGTCAGGTTGAACTGCTGCTGGGGAAACTGCGTCACCAGCAGCCGCAGCCCGTTGAGCTGCTTGGGGTTGAGGATGCCGTTGAAGAGCCGGTAGAAGGTCTGGTTGGTCACCAGCTCGCCCTTCGACACGTCACCGAGGTCCGGGCGAGTGGTGAGGAAGATGGCCGGCGGGAACTCGGGCAGGAAGTGGTCGGCGAGGTCGAACTCGACGTCGAACCGCTCCAGGTCGCGTCCCTCCTGGCGGCGGATTTCCTGGATGTGGAAGTTCGGGAACACCATCCCGCCCTCCTCGTGGAAGGGGTGCGGCAGGGGCAGGAAGCCCCGGGGCCACAGCCCCTTCTGGCGAAGCTCCGCGGGGGCCATTCGCGCCAATTGCTCCCATGTGGCTCCCTGGGGAAGCTTCACCCGCACGCCGACCTGCACCGGCTTGCCGCGCGTCATGGTGACGGCCTTCAAGGGCCTGTTGGCCAGGTCGTAGCGCTCCTGCAGCAGGGCGCGCTGGCGCTGCATCATCTTGGGCTTCGCCGCGACCCCGCGCTTGTGGATGTCCTCGAAGCTGGCGTCGTTGTCGACCGGGATGTAGCTCGACTCCGCTCTCAGGGGGACGGGGAGCGGCGCCTGGCTCTTCGACTTGCCCTGGGTGGGCGCCTGCGCCGCCGCGCCGAAGGCGAGGATGACCACCGCTGCCGCGCCCAATACGACACCGGCTACCCGTCTTGCGCTCATCGTGCCTCCCATGCCGGGCACTCGGAGCAGCGCGCCAGCGGACGGCCAATGGACATAGAGAAGGGAAGCTCCGGCCGGGTAGGTACCCGGGGGCAGGTCTGTTGTCCGCCGGATGCCGGGCGCCTGGAGGGTCCGGTGACTGACGGCTACACTGGGGCCCCCTCGCTTCCCGGACTGCCCCATGTTCGCCCTGCGCTCCGCCCTGTCCCTCTCCCTGTGCACCGCGCTTGGCCTCGTCGCCACGCTGGCCCACGCCCAGCCCGCGCGGGAGGACGCCGCGCGCCTGGAGCGCGCCCGCGGGCTGCTGCGCCAGGTTCCCCTCATCGACGGGCACAATGACCTGCCCTGGCAGTTTCGCGAGCGCGTGGGCAACCGGCTCGCCGCGCTCGACCTCGCCCAGGACGGCCGCAAGCTCGAGCCGCCGCTGCACACCGACCTGCGCCGCCTGCGCGAGGGCGGGGTAGGGGGCGTGTTCTGGAGCGTCTACGTCCCGGCGGACCTCGAGAGTGGCGCGGCAATCCAGGCCACGCTCGAGCAGATCGACGTGGTGCACCGCCTCGTGGAGCGCTACCCCAAGCAGCTCTCGCTCGCGCTGACGGCGGACGACGTGGAGCGTGAGCACCGCGCGGGCCGGGTCGCCTCGCTCATCGGCATGGAGGGGGGACACTCCATTGGCGGCTCGCTGGCGGTGCTGCGCCAGATGCACCGCGTCGGCGCGCGCTACCTCACCCTCACGCACTCCAAGAACGTGCCCTGGGCGGAGTCCGCCACCGATGCGCCCATGGCCACCCCCCTCACCGAGCAGGGCCGCGCGGTGGTGCGCGAGATGAACCGGCTGGGGATGCTGGTGGACCTCTCGCACGTGTCCGCGCGCACGATGAACGCGGTGCTGGACGTCACGCAGGCGCCCGTCATCTTCTCCCACTCCTCGGCGTTCGCGCTCGACCCGCACCCGCGCAACGTCCCCGACGAGGTGCTGCGACGGCTGCCGAAGAATGGCGGCCTGGTGATGGTGACCTTTGTCCCTGGCTTCATCTCCGATGCGGTGCGCAAGCACTACGCCGAGGAGAGCGCCGCCGGCGAGCGCTTCAAGGCGCTGCATCCCGGCAACCCTGAAGCGGGGAAGGCCGCCTTCGAGGCGTGGCGTGCGGCGAACCCCGCGCCCCGCGCGACGCTGGCCCAGGTGGCGGACCACATCGACCATGTGCGCAAGGTCGCCGGCATCGACTCGGTGGGGCTGGGCTCGGACTTCGACGGCATCTCCACGACCATCCAGGGGCTCGAGGGCGTGGAGACCTACCCCGCGCTGCTCGCGGAGCTGCTGCGCCGCGGCTACTCGGATGAGGACGTTCGCAAGGTGGCCGGGAAGAACCTGCTGCGCGTGATGCGCCAGGCGGAGGCCACGGCGAGGCGCCTGCAGAAGGAGCGGCTCGCGGAGGATCCGCTCGTCGAGGCGGAGAAGCCCGTGGCCGGAGCCACGAAGTAGGGGAGGGGGCCGTTCAGGGGCGACGAACGAGGGGCGCCGCGTCCTCCGGGGCGAGCGCCAGGGCGGCCTCGACGAGCGGCTGGGGCGCCTCTCCCCGGCGCGTCACGGCGTAGATGGGGAAGTCCGCTCGCGGGCGCAGGAGCGGCCGGGCGACGACGCCCCGCTCGCGCGGCCCCGAGGGCTGGAATGACGGGACGATGGAGTACCCGAGCCCCGCCGCCACGAAGCCGAGGATGGTCTCCGCGGACTCGGCCGAGTACAGCCGCTGCGGGTGGACGCCGTGCAGGGCCAGCGCGCGGAGCTGCAGGTCCAGCAGGTACCGGTCCGTGCTGTAGCCGATGAAGGGCTCCTCCGCGAGCTGGTCCGGAGCGACTGTCTTCATCCGCGCCCGTGGGTGCGACGCGGGCAGCACGAGGAACCCACGCACCGTGCCGATGCGGCGGGCCTCCATGTCCCCGGGCACCTCGGGCAGGTGGTCCACCAGCAGGTCCGTCTCCCCCAGCCGCAGCAGCGCCAGGTCCGGCGTCTTCGCCTCGGACAGGCGCACCTGGATGTCCGGCCGGGCGCGCCGCAGCCGCAGCAGCCAGGGGGGCAGCAGGTGGCGCAGCACCAGGTTCGAGGCGTGCATCCGCAGCGTGCCTCCCTGCTCGCCCGTGCGCAGCGAGCTCGCGACGGCGGGTAGCCGCTCCATGAACGGCGCCACGAAGTCATGCAGCGCGCGCCCCGCGCTGGTGAGCACCACCTGGTCCCGTCCGGTGCGCTCGAAGAGCGTCACGCCCAGCTCCTCGCTCAGTCGCTGCACCTGCCGGTACACGCCGGGCTGTGTAATCGGGTAGGGGAACGCGCGGGCCGCACGCGAGTACCCGCCCGTGCGCGCCACCCAGTAGAAGCCCTCGAGCCGCTGGAGTCGAATCATGACTCACCGTCATAGAAGAGCGGACCTCTAATTCCCAGTCAGCCGGTGAATGCCGGAGCAGAGTCCTCCGTGTGTTCACGCGAGCGGACACCACGAAGGTGCCCCGCCATCGAGGCCTCCCGCGCGGAGGCCCGGAGAAAACACATGCACGGGAAGAGAATGGGGACCTTGCTCGGTCTCATGGGCGCGGTGTGGCTGGCCGCCTGCGGTGGCAGTGAAGCGCTGGAGGAGGCTCCACCGTCCACACAGGAGCAGGCGCTCGCTCCGGTGACGCTGCCCATCCGCATCAACTCGGGGGGCGGTGCGTTCACCGACACCTATGGACGGCTCTGGCAGGCGGACACCGCCTACTCGGGCGGGCAGGCCTTCCAGACGACGGCCCCCATCGCGGGCACGGAGAACGACGGGCTGTACCAGTCGCTGCGCATCGGCGACGGCGTGAGCTACAGCATTCCGGTGCCGGGACCGGGCATCTACACGGTCCAGTTCCTCCTCATCGAGCCGGAGCCGTCCCCCCAGGCCGTTCGCCGCATGCAGGTGCTCGCTGAATACGAGACGCATGTGTACGACTACCGGGACCTGGTGACGCCGCTGCGCGCGTACACGCTGTCCTTCGACGTGCCCGTGAGGGACGGCCACCTGAACCTGTGGCTCCGGGCGATTCCAGGCTCGCCCCCGCCCGGGGTCTCCGCCGTCGAGGTGACGGACTCGCGGTGGAAGTGGCTGGGTGGCAGCCCCCAGCTCTCGGGCCAGTTCAACAGCAGAGCCCCTCAACTGGCGGTGGATGGGACGAACCAGCCCGTCGTGGCGTGGGAGGACGACAGCCTGAACAACATCCTCGTCTCGCGCTGGACGGGCAGCACCTGGCAGCAGCTGGGCGACGCGCCGGGCGGCAACAGCTCCAGTCGGCCCGTGCTCCTGATGGATGCGGCGGGCTCTCCCATGGTGGCGTTCGTCGAGCTGCGCCCCTTTCCCGCGGTGACGAGCGTCCGCATGCGGCGCTGGAGCGGGGTGGCCTGGAGCGAAGTGGGCGACGCCCTCGGTCTGGAGGACTACGAGGCCCAGTCCGTGGCGGCCACGCTGGACAACCAGGGCCGGCCGCTCGTCGCGGTGGTGTTCGCCGGCTACAACGTCACGGACTCGCGCCTCCACGTCTACCGGTTCAACGGCCTGGCCTGGGAGCAGGTGGGTGACGCGCTAGCCTCGCTGGGCCCCACGGCGTGGGACGGAAGTCTCCGCAATCCCTCCATCGCCGTGGACCGGTTCGACCGCATCGTGGTGGCGTGGGACGAGTCCTACTGGCGCGGCGACCTGAAGGGGAAGATGTTCACCCACGTCTTCCGGCGCAGCGGCAGCCAGTGGCTGCGCGTGGGCACGAAGGTGCCGGACGACAGCGCCACCCTGTCGCAGGTGCCCTCGCTGGCGCTCGCCCCGGATGGGACGCCCTGGGTCGCCTACGTCAGCAACGGCATCGTCGGGGTGGTGCGCGAGCAGAACGGCGCCTGGGCGGCCACGCCGACGGCGGGACTCAAGGGTTGGGGCGCTGCCACCCTCCATGACGTACCTCCGCTGCTCAGGATGGATGGAGCGGGTGTCCCCACGGTGTTGCTGATTTCGCGCGCCCCGGATGCCCGCGCCGGGCGCTTCCTGCGCAAGTGGAATGGCTCCGCCTGGGTTCCGGTGATGAGCCGTGTGGGCCCCTTCGACACGAGCCCCTTCATCGAGAGCATCCGGCACGGCCTCCGCAGCGACATGGGGTTCGCGTTCAACAAGTCGGGGCACTTCCTGGTGGCCATGCCTGAAGACACGCCGTCCGGCGCGAGCCACGGACCGCTCCGCGTCCGCACCTTCACGCCGTAAGCGCGCGCCGCGCGGCGGCGAGCGGGAGTCGAGCCGGGCCAGGCGCTCGCGCCCTGGCTGCTGGTTCGACTCCCGCCGCTCAAGCAATCGGTGGCTTCCCCTGCCGATGCTTCTGGAGTGCCCTTCCCACCTCCATCGTGAGGCTGGGGAGGGGGCTTGTGCCGCTTCACCCTGGGGGGACGTGGGTTGCTTCAGATTCCTGGCTACCGCGACTTTCTTCAAATCCACCAGGGGCGCCGGTACGCCGTGTTCCGTGTCCGGGACGAGCGCTCGGGCGGGCCTCGGGTCATCAAGATGGTCCAACCCGGGACTGCCGGGGCCGACGCCACCGCCGCGCTCCGGCACGAGCACACGGTGCTGCGGGGGCTGAACCTTCCAGGGGTGGTGAAGCCGCTCGCGCTGGAAGAGGTGGCGGGAGTCCTGGCGCTCGTCCTGGAGGACGCCGGCCCGTTCGACCTGGAGCATCGGCTGGGGCAGGCGCCGCTCGCGACCGAGCTGTTCCTGGAGCTGGCCGTCCAGCTCACGGACATCGTCCTGAGCCTCCACCAGCGCAACGTCATCCACCGGGACATCAACCCGTCCAACGTCGTCGTGCGGCCCGACACCCGGCAGCTGACGATGATTGACTTCGGCACGGCGACGAAGGCCTCGGGACTCGTGGGCGCGTCCGAAGGGACGCTGTCGTACATCGCGCCGGAGCAGACGGGGCGGATGAACCGGCTCGTCGACCACCGGGCCGACCTCTACGCCCTCGGCGCCACCTTCTACGAGATGCTCACCGGGGTTCCTCCTTTCGTCTCGGCGGACCCCATCGAGCTCATCCACGCCCACCTGGCCAGGCCCCCCGTTCCC
Proteins encoded in this region:
- a CDS encoding cytochrome B6, with the protein product MSARRVAGVVLGAAAVVILAFGAAAQAPTQGKSKSQAPLPVPLRAESSYIPVDNDASFEDIHKRGVAAKPKMMQRQRALLQERYDLANRPLKAVTMTRGKPVQVGVRVKLPQGATWEQLARMAPAELRQKGLWPRGFLPLPHPFHEEGGMVFPNFHIQEIRRQEGRDLERFDVEFDLADHFLPEFPPAIFLTTRPDLGDVSKGELVTNQTFYRLFNGILNPKQLNGLRLLVTQFPQQQFNLTHDRRSVKPSGGVSCFDCHANGHTNASTHLVGDIRPQPFRKRIDTPTLRGVHNQRLFGSQRALKTVEDFTEFEQRAAYFDGDPVIATKKGQNILERGGQVQDMAEFQELLNFPPAPKLDVFGRLVPALASEQELSGEKVFFGRGRCAECHPPPLFSDNLMHDLKVERFYEPVLVSGRMAAMDGPIKTFPLRGIKESPPYLHDDRLLTLDDTVEYFNLVLGTQLTDAEKRDLVVYLYAL
- a CDS encoding dipeptidase; protein product: MFALRSALSLSLCTALGLVATLAHAQPAREDAARLERARGLLRQVPLIDGHNDLPWQFRERVGNRLAALDLAQDGRKLEPPLHTDLRRLREGGVGGVFWSVYVPADLESGAAIQATLEQIDVVHRLVERYPKQLSLALTADDVEREHRAGRVASLIGMEGGHSIGGSLAVLRQMHRVGARYLTLTHSKNVPWAESATDAPMATPLTEQGRAVVREMNRLGMLVDLSHVSARTMNAVLDVTQAPVIFSHSSAFALDPHPRNVPDEVLRRLPKNGGLVMVTFVPGFISDAVRKHYAEESAAGERFKALHPGNPEAGKAAFEAWRAANPAPRATLAQVADHIDHVRKVAGIDSVGLGSDFDGISTTIQGLEGVETYPALLAELLRRGYSDEDVRKVAGKNLLRVMRQAEATARRLQKERLAEDPLVEAEKPVAGATK
- a CDS encoding LysR family transcriptional regulator, producing MIRLQRLEGFYWVARTGGYSRAARAFPYPITQPGVYRQVQRLSEELGVTLFERTGRDQVVLTSAGRALHDFVAPFMERLPAVASSLRTGEQGGTLRMHASNLVLRHLLPPWLLRLRRARPDIQVRLSEAKTPDLALLRLGETDLLVDHLPEVPGDMEARRIGTVRGFLVLPASHPRARMKTVAPDQLAEEPFIGYSTDRYLLDLQLRALALHGVHPQRLYSAESAETILGFVAAGLGYSIVPSFQPSGPRERGVVARPLLRPRADFPIYAVTRRGEAPQPLVEAALALAPEDAAPLVRRP
- a CDS encoding malectin domain-containing carbohydrate-binding protein translates to MHGKRMGTLLGLMGAVWLAACGGSEALEEAPPSTQEQALAPVTLPIRINSGGGAFTDTYGRLWQADTAYSGGQAFQTTAPIAGTENDGLYQSLRIGDGVSYSIPVPGPGIYTVQFLLIEPEPSPQAVRRMQVLAEYETHVYDYRDLVTPLRAYTLSFDVPVRDGHLNLWLRAIPGSPPPGVSAVEVTDSRWKWLGGSPQLSGQFNSRAPQLAVDGTNQPVVAWEDDSLNNILVSRWTGSTWQQLGDAPGGNSSSRPVLLMDAAGSPMVAFVELRPFPAVTSVRMRRWSGVAWSEVGDALGLEDYEAQSVAATLDNQGRPLVAVVFAGYNVTDSRLHVYRFNGLAWEQVGDALASLGPTAWDGSLRNPSIAVDRFDRIVVAWDESYWRGDLKGKMFTHVFRRSGSQWLRVGTKVPDDSATLSQVPSLALAPDGTPWVAYVSNGIVGVVREQNGAWAATPTAGLKGWGAATLHDVPPLLRMDGAGVPTVLLISRAPDARAGRFLRKWNGSAWVPVMSRVGPFDTSPFIESIRHGLRSDMGFAFNKSGHFLVAMPEDTPSGASHGPLRVRTFTP